GCTGTGGATGGAGGCGTTGTCCAGGATGAGGTGGATTCGTGGGGCGCCAGGGTACTCACCGGCGATGCGCCAAAGCAGTTGGATGAAGAGTGAGCAACTCCCGTGTCCACGTCGGGTGGCACCAACCCACCTCTTCGGGAGTACCCGCCAGCACGCGCGAGAGAATGGCGAGGAAGCGCTCATCCACCTTCGCCTCGCCATTGGCCGCTCTGCGGTCCACCAGGGCTTTACGCCGTCCCCTCAGGTAGCGATTGACCGCAGAGACAACTGTGGAGGTGGCGCACGCCAGAGCACGCGCTACCTGCCTGCGCGATTCGCCGCGCGACACTCCCACCACCGCCATGCACCGCCGCAGGGTGAGCGGGCAGCCGCTCCTTTCACCCCAACGGATGAGGGAGCGACGCTGCAGCCGCGAAAGACGGGGCCTACCTTTGTCCCTGGGCGGGACCTTTCTGATTCCTGGTCTTCTGCGCACACAGAGCCGAGCGGGATGTGCCCCTGCCTCTTCCTGTCGCCCCGCGCGCCTGCCCGCTCACCAACCTCGATCGAGAATCACGAGCGGTGGTTTAAGCCCAAGCACCCACAGTGGCCTGGAAGCCCACGCCCCTGCAGCCTGACGCCTGGATGGGACGCTTGGGCCCGCATGTGCCCCGAGGGGCGGCACAGCCTCTGCTCCGGCCCGGCGCACAGCCCGCGTGTCACCCTCCTGCGGCCCTTCTTGGCCCCTCTTCACCAGCCCGACGCCCTCAACAGGGCTCCTATCCGTCTACACTTGACTACGATTCGTCGATTTACTAATCCTCATCCCATGAAGCCAATCCTTGCCAAAGCGGCGGCACTCGCGAACCCCAATCGGCTGCAGATCCTCGAACTGCTGGAGGCCCCAAGCCTGCACTTTGGCCCAGGGCAATTCGACGAAAGCGCGGGCGTGTGCGGTCTGTACATTTCAGAGAAGTTGGGCATTTCGGCGCCCACCGCATCCGCGCATTTGAAAGTGCTGACCCAGGCGGGATTCCTGACTTCTTTGCGGATCGGAAAATTCACTTACTTCAAGCGAGTGCCCGCCGCGATGGACGAATTCGCCGAAGAGATCCGCAAGCTTTGAGCAAGCGATTGCGCGCCTGCTGATTTCTCCCACTGAACCAGACCGCATAAGGACCTGAATCCCCTTGCAGGGGATGACTGCACATCAACGATTAGTCATTTAGCTAATTATCAAACCAAATCTCCCGCCCTCATCGGCCGACCATCACTTCCCGCCAACCACGTTAAATATGAAAAACTCCACCAGAATTTATCTGCTGTCATTTATCAGCTTTTTGATCGGAACCGCCGAATACATCATTGCCGGCATTCTTGATCAGATCGCGCAAGACCTGAATTTGCCCGTGCCGGTCATCGGCCAGATGATCACCGTGTTCTCGATTGCCTTCGCCGTCGGCACGCCACTCGTTATCACCCTCACGTCCAGCGTCGACCGCAAGAAGTTGCTGATCTTCTTCATGCTCGTCTTCGCCGCCGCCAATCTGGTTACCTTGGCACTAAGCGATTATGGCTGGTTGAACGCGTCGCGCGCCGCCTCTGGACTGAGCGCGGGCGTCGTGGAAGTCATCGCGTTGACCCTGGCCGCCACGCTCGCCGCACCCGGAAAGAAGGCCGGCGCCATTGCGATGGTCGTCATCGGTTTCAGCGCGGCCTTGGTCGTTGGCGTCCCGCTGGGGCGCGTAATTTCCGGCATCATGGACTGGCGGTACATCTTCGCCGGTCTGGGCGTACTGACGCTCGCGTCGCTGGTCCTGGTCGTTCGTGCCATTCCCAGCACCCGGGGCGAGGCCGCCGTGCCGCTGAAGCATCAACTCAAGCTGCTGAAGAATGGCCAGATATCCATCGTCTATGTCATGACGTTTTTCTGGATCAGCGCCTTTTCCATTATCTATTCCTACATATCGCCGTACCTTGCCAACGTCGCCCGCATGGCTGACGGCACCATCAGCATCATGCTGTTGATCTGTGGCATCGCAAGCATCATCGGTTCCAGGCTGGGCGGTTGGTTCACCGACAAGTCCGGCTACGCACCCACGCTGCTTGCCGGGTTTGCCGTCCACTGCGCAACGCTGGGGTTGTTCTTCCTCTTCGGACAGTCCGCCTGGATCATGTACGCGTTGTTGATCACGTGGTCCCTATCCGCCTGGTCTTCCGGCCCCGCCCTGCAATTTCGCCTGATCAGCCTAGCTCCGGAATCCACCAGCATCATCTTCAGTTGCTATACCTCGATGATCCAGTTCGGCATGGCCGCGGGAGCGATTGCGGGCGGCGTGGTGATCCAAATCGGTTCGCTGGATCAGCTCCCAAGCGTCGGCGCGGCCAGTGTCCTGGTGTCGCTGGTACTGTTGGCG
This genomic interval from Myxococcus xanthus contains the following:
- a CDS encoding MFS transporter, which encodes MKNSTRIYLLSFISFLIGTAEYIIAGILDQIAQDLNLPVPVIGQMITVFSIAFAVGTPLVITLTSSVDRKKLLIFFMLVFAAANLVTLALSDYGWLNASRAASGLSAGVVEVIALTLAATLAAPGKKAGAIAMVVIGFSAALVVGVPLGRVISGIMDWRYIFAGLGVLTLASLVLVVRAIPSTRGEAAVPLKHQLKLLKNGQISIVYVMTFFWISAFSIIYSYISPYLANVARMADGTISIMLLICGIASIIGSRLGGWFTDKSGYAPTLLAGFAVHCATLGLFFLFGQSAWIMYALLITWSLSAWSSGPALQFRLISLAPESTSIIFSCYTSMIQFGMAAGAIAGGVVIQIGSLDQLPSVGAASVLVSLVLLATVASEKARSGHKLGLPGRKA
- a CDS encoding helix-turn-helix domain-containing protein, coding for MAVVGVSRGESRRQVARALACATSTVVSAVNRYLRGRRKALVDRRAANGEAKVDERFLAILSRVLAGTPEEVGWCHPTWTRELLTLHPTALAHRR
- a CDS encoding ArsR/SmtB family transcription factor, yielding MKPILAKAAALANPNRLQILELLEAPSLHFGPGQFDESAGVCGLYISEKLGISAPTASAHLKVLTQAGFLTSLRIGKFTYFKRVPAAMDEFAEEIRKL